Proteins from a genomic interval of Parcubacteria group bacterium:
- a CDS encoding histidine phosphatase family protein yields MKLYIVRHGRTIDNAKFILQGHRPGKLSKEGLLQAEKVAERLKDVKFDVIYSSDLKRVVDTAEKITVHHKAPIYFKENLRERNLGSYQGKMASEVDWDNLPADVETIAELYERVARAVGEIYAKHPHENVLIISHGGFGRVLHAIISGIPIERFFEVEKPKNTSVYIYELKDGLKGKIILENCVKHLEEI; encoded by the coding sequence ATGAAACTATACATCGTGCGACATGGGCGGACAATTGATAACGCTAAATTTATCCTGCAAGGCCATCGTCCAGGAAAACTATCCAAAGAAGGTTTATTGCAGGCGGAAAAAGTTGCCGAAAGACTGAAAGACGTCAAGTTTGATGTAATCTATAGCAGTGATCTCAAAAGAGTGGTAGATACTGCGGAAAAAATAACGGTTCACCATAAGGCCCCGATCTATTTCAAGGAAAATCTGCGAGAAAGAAATCTGGGTAGCTATCAAGGAAAAATGGCCAGTGAAGTTGATTGGGACAATCTTCCAGCTGATGTGGAAACAATTGCAGAGCTATATGAAAGAGTAGCTCGCGCGGTGGGTGAGATATATGCAAAACATCCTCACGAAAACGTGCTCATTATTTCTCATGGTGGATTTGGCCGGGTTCTTCATGCTATCATATCGGGCATTCCGATCGAACGCTTTTTTGAAGTCGAGAAACCGAAAAACACCTCGGTGTATATCTATGAGTTGAAAGATGGATTGAAAGGAAAAATCATTTTGGAAAATTGTGTGAAGCATTTGGAAGAAATTTAG
- a CDS encoding VOC family protein, with amino-acid sequence MTEQKTQESIKSIIGDYENFLDRIFDSLKESGFSMDEFKELDHIAYRTESLENYEKIKKGLLEFSQNYSDKIFGGRPVLVCRLKEPLSYDNFMIEGIEVLAPKGDNKFKEGLEHAEFITKTTLSEFREKHNNISFNLDAYAREDNPELIVELKDCAAKFHMQSLLEVRGINKV; translated from the coding sequence ATGACTGAACAAAAAACACAAGAATCAATCAAATCCATCATCGGTGATTACGAAAATTTTTTAGATCGGATTTTTGACAGCTTGAAAGAATCCGGATTTTCAATGGATGAATTTAAGGAATTGGATCATATTGCATACAGAACCGAGAGCCTTGAGAATTATGAAAAAATAAAAAAAGGCTTACTTGAATTTTCGCAAAATTATAGTGACAAAATATTTGGTGGTCGGCCGGTTTTGGTTTGTCGATTGAAAGAGCCATTGAGTTATGATAATTTTATGATTGAAGGGATTGAGGTTTTGGCGCCAAAGGGAGATAATAAATTCAAAGAAGGGTTGGAGCACGCTGAATTTATTACGAAAACTACTCTTTCAGAGTTCAGGGAAAAACACAATAATATTTCTTTTAATCTTGACGCATATGCTCGAGAGGATAATCCAGAGCTTATCGTGGAGCTTAAGGATTGTGCCGCCAAGTTTCATATGCAGAGTCTATTGGAGGTACGCGGAATAAATAAGGTTTAA
- a CDS encoding PHP domain-containing protein codes for MIAMHLHSHHSDGKDSVKELVKVLNIAKVKGAILSDHDNVGGVEEFRTRTKKAGIESIPGFELSTCYEENYYIHILAYGFDLEKMDLVKKGLERNCQAHNECFEEAISDANKHFELNLTTKLIRQATNRAGHTNFTFPLFRYLIERIGLPPEIVGRTIFGQNSPMRKLLSSGKLMTVEEGMTFIKEIGATPVLAHPGFFAEYSISQKGTEKQLEELFETLIDLGLKGAEYYYPYPDKPEIQFFASVAKRLIDKNNNLWRLSGSDYHGAYKTNSCGIAMPGVSLEKFRGFKKFCEG; via the coding sequence ATGATCGCAATGCACTTACATTCTCATCATTCCGATGGGAAAGATAGCGTTAAAGAACTGGTCAAAGTGTTGAATATCGCCAAAGTTAAAGGCGCAATCCTCAGTGACCACGATAATGTTGGTGGAGTCGAAGAATTTCGAACACGGACAAAAAAAGCCGGCATTGAGTCAATACCTGGTTTCGAGTTATCAACCTGCTACGAAGAAAATTACTACATCCACATCCTCGCTTATGGTTTCGACTTGGAGAAAATGGATCTGGTCAAAAAGGGGCTAGAAAGAAATTGCCAAGCGCATAATGAATGCTTCGAGGAAGCCATTTCTGATGCGAATAAACACTTCGAGCTTAACTTGACGACCAAACTCATCAGGCAAGCGACTAATCGCGCGGGCCATACCAATTTTACTTTTCCCCTGTTCAGATATCTTATTGAGCGGATCGGCTTACCGCCAGAAATTGTCGGACGAACTATTTTCGGCCAAAACTCGCCGATGCGAAAACTTTTATCCTCGGGAAAATTAATGACCGTTGAAGAAGGCATGACATTCATCAAAGAAATCGGCGCCACACCCGTTCTTGCTCATCCTGGCTTTTTCGCAGAATACAGCATTAGCCAAAAAGGCACCGAAAAACAACTGGAAGAATTATTTGAAACACTAATTGATCTTGGCCTCAAAGGAGCGGAATATTATTATCCCTACCCCGACAAGCCAGAAATCCAGTTTTTCGCTTCCGTAGCAAAACGCCTGATTGATAAAAATAACAACCTCTGGAGACTCTCTGGCTCCGATTATCACGGAGCCTACAAAACAAACTCCTGTGGCATTGCAATGCCAGGAGTTTCCCTCGAAAAATTTCGAGGATTCAAAAAATTTTGCGAGGGATAA